Within the Eucalyptus grandis isolate ANBG69807.140 chromosome 1, ASM1654582v1, whole genome shotgun sequence genome, the region ACATCTGGTGTGCTGCATTTCAGGTCTCAATATGAATTATTGCGGAGAACTTCATGATGGAAATCATCTTCATCTTGCTGTTGAAgctttcaaaagaaatatattccAAACTTATGAAATTTTCGAAATATCATCATTGTCATCTTTGTGATGCTTCACGAGCTCATGGTGGAGGACTCTCGTTAAATGTCCTTTAGAACCAAAATATTCTGCCTGCTCTTTACGGCCACGCTACTCTTTGGTCAGTGATGGCTGATTGAAGTCATTCGGTCATCTTGCTTGAGTTTTTATGCAGCCactagggcgcgtttggttgtgtttttttttaaaaattgttagaggaatgaaatagaaaaagtatttacattcctgggaacaatttttgaacaaaatacgcgtttggtaaacttgttccgggaataaaaaataaacagaaacatgtttggtaaattttgataatttttatttcttttatttttttctattttttcttatttttcctttttttttttttttctttttcatttttttcttcttttggccggtcgccggccaaggccttggccgcgaccgggcggcgagggccgagctcgcccggcgggcggGCGGCCTCGCGGCCACCGCCAGCGAGGCCCGAGGCTCGTCGGGCCACCGCCCGGCGcggccgaggctcgccgaccgttgggcgagctcggcctcgccggctgggcgagctcgaggccggatctggcgagatcgGGCTCGctgggccggcgcgaggtcggcctcgccttgatccggcgaggccgagctcgcccagtggcgggcgaggcccgcctcgcggatctggcgagatcgaggctcgcccgggccggcgcgaggtcggcctcgccatgggcgggcgagctcgagctgcgGATCCGTgagccgacctcgcccggccggcgagcctcggcctcgccgagccaccgccggaGTCGCTCGCCTGGGCGGCgcgggtcggcctcgcccggctacggcgagcctcggcctcgccggtgggcgggaacccgccggccctcgtcgatCGGCCATTGTAGGCCATGGCCGAggggcggcgaccggccaaaaagaaagaagaacaagaaaataagagaaaaagaaaaagaaaaaaagtgtttctcattTGTGTTCCGAAACGAAAACACAAAATTGGTGTTtcgttttgtttctttttgtttcctgggaacaaaagaaaaaaaaaaacgcacacaaacgcgtttgttcctttttgttcccggaacaaaaaaacagaaattttccTGGGAAGTAAGTGCAACCATGCATCGAGCCCTaagtgcgtttgtttgtattttttttttttttttttaaacactttttctgtttttgtttaaagaacaaaaaaagcaaaacgTCCACCTTtcttcctgagaacaaaaaaaaaaacaaacaagaaacacaaattttgtgtttcttgtttgaaacatttttgagaaacactttttttttttttttctcttattttcttgttctttttcttttggccggtgccggcctcggccatggccggcggccggccgacgagggccgcggCTCGCCTTGCCACGGcgggccgaggctcgccgtagccggcGAGGTCTCGCGCCGGCTTGGGCGACCTcgatctcgccagatccggcgaggccgacctcgcccaacggcggcgagcctcggcctcgccggatcaagcgagccgacctcgcgtcggcctgggcgagctcgatctcgcccggatccggcgaggccgagctcgcccggcggcggcgagcctcggcctcgccgaatgctgggcgagtcggcgtcgcgggcgggtggccggcgaggcgcctcgcccgccggctggcgagctcgacctcgccggatcaaggcgggccgaccctcgccggccaaaagaagaaaaaaaaatgaaaaagaaaaaaaaaggaaaaaaaggaaaaaatagaaaaaaaaaaaaaaataaaaaattatccaaatttaccaaacatgtttctgtttatttttattccctaacaagtttaccaaacgcgttgttttgttcaaaaattgtttcccggaacaaacacttttttctatttcttcctagaacaatttttaaacaaaacgcaaacaaacgcaccctaagagcTCTTATTTATGTGTTTCTGTTCTGTTCCCTGCAAATTTTTTATCTAGAAAAAGGCCATTCTTCTTGCGGCAGCAAAACAGAATACACAGTGTATGTCCATAACAAGATTTTGCTTTAATCTATGATAAGAATGAGTTTGTATTTACCAGGTAGTGTTTGATTCATGTTCCTGTATATTTATTTTCGGTAGGCACTCTGGTTTTGCAGATCTGTAATTTGCACCGTTCTTTAATCTACAAGTTATATAACAAATTGGTCTGAAGCTAATGAAAGGCTGTTCTAACTTcactttgcttttgcttttctaatttatttctGATATCCACTTCGTTGTAGATTGCTGGGGGTTTGTGCGACAATTTGCTGACCTGCATAATCCGAGCGTGGGATTACACCAAACCGTCTTTTGTTTCACCTTCCATGAATGCCTTCCTGTGGAGAAATCCTTTCACAGAACTTCATCTAATGTCACTCAATGAGCTTGGGATTGCTCTTATTCCACCGATCCCAACGAGTCATACGGGAGATCATCAAGACAGCACTATGGCTCTACTCTATACAATCGAGTCAGCTATCAAAGTTTACTACGAGACTCGGTTGCTGCTCGGCGGCGGTAATGCCAAGCTGGAAGTGTGAATATCCCAGAAACATTTGGAGACTTGACTACTGTGGCCATTATGCTCATCGTTGCCTCTGTTCTTTCTGGGACCAGACTGTTCTTTTCGTACATAAAATGGTTCCACTGGCGTGTCGATGCTAAACCATACCTTCATAAATCCCTCTTCACTGCAAACGAATGCTTGAATGTGTACTTCCAGGTCAATGTCAATGACCCTAGAATCTCAGTCAAATGGCGATTCCTTTACCGCAATGCTGGAGGAAGTCAACAGTACAGTTCCTCTACTGCTTCTGTAATTCCATCTGGCTGTTGGATGGTGAGCAATTTGAGGGTTCCGTTCATATCGATGAAGACAGCAGATGAAGAACTCGAGAAGCCTTGTAACTAGACCTGGCTAGAAAACTCGTCGCTCGACTCCATCTGATCGAgttcttcatttcatttttgagCTCTGTTTGCCAGAATGCTGATCTTTGATCCCTGACTTCTCTGAAATGCCGATAATGCCTCAAATTCATGTCGTGTTTGAGTTTGAACTTGAGCTGCTTCGACTCGTGCTTGACCCAATCGAACCCTAGAGTGTCTCACAGCAGGGACGGCATGGGACACACGGCTGCACCGTCGACGACGCCGCCAATGTGCTTCCGTGCGCCACCACTCGAGCTTACTactaaaatatcttttaaacCTATGGCAAGAATCAAATTTGCCTCCTCAAGGGGTACTAGTTCCCCAAAATTCAGGATGAAATTCATGATCTATGGCTGACGTAGATTCCAATCCCGCACtcaaacaaagacaaaagaacacaaaaaaaaggagattCTCTCAAAAAATGTGCttcgaagaaaagaaaaagttatgcCTCGGAAGTCGCGTATAATCATCCAATAGCCGCTCCGCAAAGAATTAAATTAAAGCACTGAAATTTGTACAATACTTTTCTAGCCGTTGGCCGCCTCAGCCTGTTCAAATTCAAAAACCAGCTCGCCCCTCTTCTCCAATTCTTCATCGTCTCGCTTCAAGCTcgctttctttctctctctctctctctctctcgaattcCTCTCCGGCGTCGGCGCTCCATTCGCGGCGAGACTCCATGGGCGTGAAGATGCAAGAAGCGCTCCAGACTCCGCCGCCGgaggagccggagccggagacGACAACGACAGCAAGCTCCGGCACAAGCCCGGCCGGAAGCCTCTCCAGCCGCGGAACTCCCCCGCCGCTCTTCCCCCCGCCGACCGGCCGAAGCCGAAGTCCGAGAGGATTGGGGTCGGGATCTCGCCGATGCTGGCCGAGTCGGACAAGAGAACCGCCCCTACCTGCCGCCGGCGTCGCCCCTCGCCGCCGCGGCTACTACTCCGCcacagccgccgccgccgccggcgaagGTGGAGCAGCTGGACGCGTCGCTCGCGGAGGAGCTGGTGGCGGTGAGGAAGAAGCTGGAGAGGCTGAGGGCGGACAGGGAGAGGACGGAGGCGATGCTGAAGGAGAGGGACGGGGTCCTGGCGGCCAGGATGCGGGACGTGGAGGAGAGGGGGGAGGCTCAGAAGCTGCTCGAGATCGAGGTGGATCGGCTGTACCGGCTGAAGCAGCTCAAGCTTTCGCTCGAGGTAAGCCGCGCTCGGCACCGATGGCGTCGTCGGCGACCGATTCCGAgctcgaattttttatttttttttggtggagatTCGCCGGCTGACAAAGTCTAGGGTTTTTCCTGTGTTCTTCTTTTGTGTTGAATCAGAGGGTGTCGCCGATCCGATCGCTGAGAGAGAGGTCTCACATCAATCAGGTACGCATGATCCACCATTTTCCTCCGATCGCAGTCGCGGTCCGGCGAAATAAGAACCGTGATTAGGGGGCGAGCGACGGTCTGAATCGAATCCAAAGTTTTGttcgaatcgaatcgaatcgaaccGATCTGAATCTTGTTCAGCGGCTCGGTTGATTGAACCGTTTTGGACTCGTGCCTAATTGCATTATCTCTTCTATTGATCTGATTGATGCTTTTTGTTTTCGACAGTACGATtactgattctttttttttcgatgaTTTCTTTTCAGGAATCGAAATCGGAGAACAAGGAGGAATCGATTGGGGAATGTGAAGCGCTGAGTCCGAGTCCGAGCtccgtttcttcaaaattgagtgCAGATGTGGATTGATTCGACAAGGGTTTTCTTGTACTTGGGTTTTGATTCGGAATTTGTTTGTAACTTCACTTTGCTCGTTGAAGTACATAGGAAAAGAGATTTGGCAAAAGCATTGCGTGATAAGCGAGTACCATGGGAATCCGGCGTGTCCCACGGTGTCCGACATGTGGGCCGATCGCGAACTTGGAGTAGGGCATTCTAGGAGGACCTGGTCCCGTGTCGTTGGGGCGCCTGATGGTGCGTTCCTAGAGCTGCTTCTCATATGGAGGGGATCCGTTCGACTCTATCGTGTCGTTTAAGTTCTGTTTCGCCGCCATGGCTTGTGAATTCGATCCATCCTTTTGAAGGAATTATTTTACATT harbors:
- the LOC104432670 gene encoding actin cytoskeleton-regulatory complex protein PAN1 → MASHLGTQKGLVRQLVPIAALRKHGFWLLLVDVREAAKFGQICCSFTIAGGLCDNLLTCIIRAWDYTKPSFVSPSMNAFLWRNPFTELHLMSLNELGIALIPPIPTSHTGDHQDSTMALLYTIESAIKVYYETRLLLGGGNAKLEVNVNDPRISVKWRFLYRNAGGSQQYSSSTASVIPSGCWMRCKKRSRLRRRRSRSRRRQRQQAPAQARPEASPAAELPRRSSPRRPAEAEVREDWGRDLADAGRVGQENRPYLPPASPLAAAATTPPQPPPPPAKVEQLDASLAEELVAVRKKLERLRADRERTEAMLKERDGVLAARMRDVEERGEAQKLLEIEVDRLYRLKQLKLSLERVSPIRSLRERSHINQESKSENKEESIGECEALSPSPSSVSSKLSADVD